Within the Arachis duranensis cultivar V14167 chromosome 10, aradu.V14167.gnm2.J7QH, whole genome shotgun sequence genome, the region AACTCAGCTTGCTCCAAAGAAGCCAAAGCTAAAAGATTTATGGATCAAGTCTTGGATTATAAATTTTGGATTCAATACACTGATATTGTTAAGTTTACTGAGCCACTTGTTTGTGTTTTACGTATTGTGGATAATGAAGACAGAGCTGCATTGAGTTTCCTTTATCAAGCTATTTATAAGGTAGAGGAGAAATGGTGAAGTGGTTTCAAAAAAAAGGAAGGTTGCTAATCCTTATTTGAAGATGTTAGATACGCGTTGGGATTCACAACTTCGGAAAAATCTTCATGCCATTGGTTATTGGTTAAATCCAGTTTTTCGATTTAATGCTGAAGAATTTGAAAAGCACAGGCAAATGACTTCTAGCTTGCTAGATGTCATTAAGAAATATGCTTATGGTGATCCAGATTTGAATTCTAAGCTGACAATTGAGATGAAGATCTTTAAGAATGCTAAACAAGATTTTAAAAGAACGTCTGCAATACGTGAACGAAGCACTATTATGCCAGGTGAATTTCTTCATAAAATTTGTCTTTTATGATTGTGAAGTATTTATGATTTGATATTTATGATTGTGAtctattattcctttttttttatgttaagatCAATGGTGAGAATCTTATGGTTGTGGAGCACCAAATTTACAAAAGTTGGCAATTTGTATTTTCAGCCAAACTTATATTTTTCAGGTTGTGAGTGTAATTGGAGTATTTTTGAACACATTCACTCAAAAAAGAGAATTCAGTTAgagcataaaaaatttaataatcttATTTATGTTCATTACAACTTAGGTTATAACAAAAgcacttttttaattattgaagttaaaagcattattttaaaattttaaaaatcataaaagtAATGAAGTATATTGACAACACAGGAACTAAATGAAAAAGCAAGTTTATGATCCATAATGCTAGATCAACTGAATTTGAAAGATGATCGGGATGATAAtggaattaataattttgtgaaaaatacaaataatcaaaataaaactaatcaGTATGTAAGTCTACATTTATCATATGAAAACGAATACTCCAATTTTAAAATCACTGATTGAATATAATTcataaattgttatttttattatgtttaattattatgtttatttttatattagttatctttagaatttaaaaataaattattcctaaaatattgataaaaatatatattttaaattttttaaatttttaattattttatattttttatttacctaaaattgattttattagTTTGTCCAATAATTTATGGATTGCTAATaaaccaataaattaataagttGATATCTCGGGTTACAGGCTTACGACTATGTCTGCATGCACAAAGGGAAAACTGGACGCCAAGTCGCCAACCCAAGTCACGCTTTTACGGTAAACGTGGCACCGCGTTTTCTCTCTCCCCCGAGGCCCTCTCTCTTCGTCGCCGTTTACCAGTATACGCATACAGTCTCTCGCCACTGAAACCCCTTTTTTTCTCCATTTGCAAcgcttttccctttttttcctCTCTTCCTCAGCGCACGAAACCCCGATTTCGATCAAAACGCTTCGCAAGTAAACATTCAAAATCCAAAGAAGAGAAACTATTCAAAACGCGAAATCCCATCAACAACACTGTTTTGAGTTTTCATTAGATGGATTTAACTTGCCATGAATCACTTACCACGATTTTTAGGCCGTAGGAATGATAATAAGAAGCAAGACGGAATGGGCGTGGATCCCAAGAAGGCCCGAATGTCAAAGCCCCGTCTCGAGCGCCGCAACGCCGCCAAGCACTTCGATTACGACGCCGGCTCATCGTCTTCGTCGTTCGATGACTACTCCACTTTCTCCTCTCACGGCAACGGCGTTTCGGTGCTCTACACGCGCTCGATGGAGTTCTACGATCACAAGAGCTTCAGAATCGAAGGCGTCGAGGGCGAGTTCGACCGGATTTGCCAGAGCCTCGGCCTCTCTGGCCCAGAGGACTTCGCAATTCCCGCGGCGGCTTGGGAGGCCATGAAGGTTCGGTCTTCTTCGGATATTCTTCCGAGGTTGAAGCTTCGCGACTTGGATGAAGTCAAGGAGAGTGAAGAAATTGGGATGAAGGAAGGTGAATTTGGGGATAGTTCCCAACCTAAGGCTCCTAATCCGGTTACGGTTTCTGATCAATGCGTTCAAGAGATTGCTTGCAGAAGTTGCTTCACTCTCGGTGGTTGCGTTGGCGGAGATGATGGAGTTGAAGTTGGGGATAATTGTGAGGATAGCGTTACGGTCTGGGCTTCTGATGAATCTGTAAAAGACGGCGGTGATCGCGGAAACTACAACAGTACTGTAACTGCTGATACTGGCTGCAGCAGTGGCAGTGGCAGTGGCGGAGGTATCAAGGGCTTTCGGCCCCCTATGCTGAAACCAGCGCCGGGGAGTAGGGTTTCGGTTGTGGACAACGCGTCCTCCACATGGGACCTGTTGAGGGATTTTCCTTCACAAGGTGAAGGGAAGGAGAATTTCGTGGAATTCAGTGATTCAGATGATGATCATCGAGGATTGCATGGTGAATTAGAGAATagagaaaaagaggaagaggaagaggaaggagGTAGAGGGGGTGatggaaagagagaagaagaagagaattcaTTGAGATTCGCAGAGATTGTTGCGGAGCTTACTGGGTCATGTTCTTTCACAACTTCGAATGGAGATGATTCTTCTAGCACTACCACGGATCCTAGGTCCAATAATATATCTCCTAATGGAAGATTTAAGCGTATTATTACCCACTGGCAGAAGGGTGATCTTTTGGGTCGCGGTTCCTTTGGGTCTGTCTACGAAGGAATTGCAGGGTGAGTGTTCTCAACTCTTAATCATGTTAATTAGTTTATCATTATCTGTTTCTGTTTTTACCACAATAACAACCTTATCTATAATCTGTTGTGAAGAGTTTTACTATGTTTCCCTTCAATGATTCCAgggaatatatttttatcaaaattttagatTTGTAAACCTTTTTACTCCTTTACGATTTGCTCTACTATGCAACCTTCATATTGAAGTTTTAATATAATGTTAAATTGTTAATATGTTATCCATTTAGAATGTTATAAGTAATTTCTATTATCCATCTATTGCTCATCCTGAATAGGAAATGTACAAGAATTATGACACTAGTTGAACTGTCACATAGTTGTAAATTTAGTATAGTTAAATTAATGCGCTGAACATAGGTGACTTCAATGCCAGCAAAAAGTTTAATGGTTTGCCTGTTATGTATTTAAAACCATAGGTATGGGAAACTATTGAAAATGTATACTGTTTAATCAGATTGACAAAACTTCTTGAAAGGCATTCATCCTAAGAGCTTATTGTGATTTGTGAGGAATAAATATAATGTAATGAGTTTTCACATGCTTCATCTTTTGATGTTGTTTATGTATAGAGCTCTTAAAATAAATGAAGTCTTTTTTTGGCACAAATTCTAAGTTACATAAGTGCTACTTACATGATTTTCATACCTTCTGATTATCAATGTAGGGATGGGTTCTTCTTTGCTGTAAAAGAAGTTTCACTGCTTGATCAAGGGAATCAGGGAAAGCAAAGTGTCTATCAATTGGAACAGGTACAATAGGCTTGCTCTCTCTCtatttctttatcatttttgtttttatggttttctgtTCCACCTCATGCCTTATGGAATTCattaatgcaaaataaaaaattaaaaaagatgcGAAAGTTTTCTAACCTAGTCTGTCTACTCTCACTAATATTTGTCCTACTATATTTTTTCTCATTGTGCCCTTTCTTCCTCTGTCCCAGGAGATTGCACTTTTGAGTCAATTTCAACATGAGAATATAGTTCAATACTATGGTACAGAAATGGTACTTCtctttctctgttttctttttccttctgttTCTTTATATGTTCAATTTGTTATTTTCGTTGTGTACCATTCTTGAATCCATGTTAAACATTTTAATTACAGATTGTTCTGAAAATATAATGACTTAGTCTTACTTGTAAATCATTTTAACTGTATGCTTGCAAGTATAGTGGAAAAATTGCTGCTAGGGTGAGAATTAGTTTATATTCTGGACAATGCTTTCCCCTCGAGTAAACATATGAGTCTATTATGTTATGTCATGATAGGCCATGAGTTTTACTCTTCACAAGGATCCACAATACTGAAGGGTGGAGGATGGTATCATTCTCATAccatgttgagattttggagtTTAGAAAGAGAAGGATAAAAGAGAGAATATAGTTGATGAACAGAttgatatgaataaaaaatttgatatcaCCGGATGTTTTAAAGTAGATACTAGATTGCATTTAATCCCTAGTTATAATAGTACTATTAAGAAGGTGAGCCTTGGAACAATGGTTGAGTTGTCTCTGACCTCAAGGTCACAGGTTCATGTTATGTAATCAACCATTGATACTTTTATTAGGTTATGCTACCTATGTTACACTGTTTGGGTGCTGCCCTTTCTATAATGGTACTATTATGGAAATAatcatgaaagaaaaataaatatcaatacTAATCAATCTTAAGAGATCATATATGATATTCCTTGATTTTTAAGGTATGCTGGTTGAAAAACTATATAGATAACTAGGATCCCAataccatcaattggtatcataAGTAAAGCTTTAGTTATCATTCTGGCTGTTGTCAAATTCAGATTCTGAGTTCATCAGTTATGGACAAGTCTAGCTAAATCTTCACTGTCCTATTGTATAtcgatctttttatttttgttagcttGTATTGTCACCCTATAACTACAGTCTTGGTTATATTGTAGTTTGTACCTCAATTTGCATGCTATTTATTGCAGGATGACTCAAAGCTGTATATCTTTCTTGAGCTCGTAACCAAAGGTTCTCTTGCAAGCCTCTACCATAGGTATACCCTTCGAGATTCCCAAGTATCTGCATATACTAGACAGATTCTGCACGGCCTAAAGTATCTTCATGATAGAAATGTCATCCACAGGTGATcccagaatttattttatttattttttttgtggtgTAAATAACTTCAGTGTAAGGTAGTCTTGGCCAAGAGTCATGAGTCATGTTTGTGGTCATTGACTTCCTTGCTTCAAAGAATCTTGTACTTTTGCTTGCTGGTCAAAAGTGCAatataaatattcttttattgttattgttattgttattgttgtatttgtgtttcattttcttcttgttaTTGTCAATCACTTACTCGTATTTgtgtttcattttcttcttgtaTTGTTGATCACTTACTTTGGACTGCAAATTGTTCCATATATTAAGCCAAACTAGAGAGGGAAGATGAAAGTTGTTCCATATATTGAGCCAAACTAGAGAGGAAGATGAAAGTTTTATGCGGTAGAAAATGTTTTTATCACTGAGTTGTGCTTGCTATTCTTTCATTTCCCCAGACAAAAGTACCCTTATATGCTATTATGCATTATACTATTTTTGGAGGACTAGTGCTTTTACAATAATTGATTACTTCAAACTTTTGTTGAGGATTTATTTCTTAAAAAGGAAAAATCCTTTCCATCAATGTAGACTAGATCAAGGTTAACAAATTTGAGGGATTCACTAAATGCAGAAGCCTTGAGCTGAAGATGTAGAGTATAAAGAACATTTCCACTTGTCATTGAAACTTGAAACTGCCCAACATAAAAGTCATGTGAAAGGAGTTccactttttgaaaatttgatgagtACTTGAGTAGAGTTGTATCATTGAGTTAAACCCAATTTCTTTAACATCTTGATTGTGTTTCTATGTCATTTATGTCATCTTTGTAAGTGTAACTTAATCATTTTCCTCTGAATCAAAGGGATATTAAATGTGCAAATATTTTGGTCGATGCAAATGGATCTGTCAAGCTTGCCGATTTTGGATTGGCAAAGGTTACCTTTTTCAGTTCATGCTcctctcttccttttctttttcttagtacTTTTTCTTTCAGATATCTGAACAATTTTCATTtccaaattatttatgttttctgaAACTGTTTTGTGCCTCGTGTTTAGGCAACCAAATTGAATGATGTTAAATCAATGAAGGGAACAGCATTTTGGATGGCCCCAGAGGTTTGCCTTTAATCTTGTCTAATGACGCCTTTTGAATGAAAGTAACGTGTCATACAACTATTATAAGCTAGGTGGACTTAACATGGTATTAGAGTATATGCTTGCTTTGCTCATATGTGAATTTTCAATGGTCTTCATCTAATTAAACTTTTCTGAACATGATATCTAATATAATGACATGATTTTTTGCATTATATATGACAGTTGTATTATCACATAAGATAGGGATCTTGGAGTACCTTAGTAAGTAGTTCTCAAGTTGATTTTTGATCCATAGGACTTGTTTGCAACAACTTGTGCTAGCTACATACTTTGCTTTAGCTGTTGATAGTGCAACAGCATTTTGTTTATTGTTTCTGCAAGTGATAAGACAATTTACAAAGAAACATCAACTTCCATTAGTGCTTTTTCTGTCAACCTTATCTCCTGCAAAGTCAATTTCTGTATATCGCATGATCTTAGTACATGTATCTTTTTTATACCATAGACCAAGATCGGTAGTATCTTTTTAATATCTCAAAATccttttaacaaaaataaaatgagattGTTTAGGATttgattgaaatttaaaacaaatgCCAACACTTATCTAATATTGTAAAGGAAGATGACAATACGGTTAAATAGAGTGGGTTATGATCAACTACTTTCTAGAATTAGTAAGCTGTTAGCTAGTGGTTAGTTGCTAATCAGCTCTGTGTATTGGTGGTCTAGTGTGCTACGTGTACTAGTGTAtcaataatttatgtatacTAGTGTGCTATGTATTGGTGGTCTTGTACACTATGTATTGGTGATCGACTACTTTATGTCcactttttatatattaaatatatgctaaaacataataaaaatagaattagttGTCATGGCATGCTGTTTATAACTTAGCTAAAAGGTCTTGGGTTCAAGTCATCgaaataacaataatttttttaatagattatACTTAATGAAGGGTATTTTAGGAAAGAAAGTTGGACACCAAACTATTCCCATATCctctttatataataaaagataaaagataaaagataaaagataataaaagataaaagataaaagaagaagatagatgCTGCACCACTATTGTGATTAATACACAGATTGTAAACACAGTACTCAAGTGATATTGAATGTTCATACTCTTCACTTTTCACTCATCTTCCTTGCTCTCTTTCTTCTACCAGCTCTGGTGCTTTTAGTTCTTTGTGTTCAAACAGATCATTCAAGATCTGTTATTGGTTCCATCTCAAGCTCTTCCATGGTATGAAGAgcctcaatttttcttttttgtttcttgatACTAAACCTATGTCCCTCACTCTTGTTGATTCCTCTGCCAAAACATCCATTGCTCCTATCAGTGAGAAATTGGACGATAACAGTTTCTCAACATGGCAACATCATGTTTTCTTACTTTTCAAACTGTTAACATGGAGAAACACACTTATCCATCCAAGATTCCTCCACAGTTTTCTACAGATGCCGAAAAGGTAGCAAATACTGGATCTGCTACCTTTAAGGAGCGGAAACAACATGATCTCACACTCATGAAAAcactataaattattattatgaaaattGCTTCAAAAAAGAAGTTATGAAAACATTTTACAGCTTCTGAAATTATTGTTTTAAGATATATCACAAATACGAACTATCTtagattttgtttgtaaatcTAGTGCATGATGAAACTATGTTTAACATATATTACAAACAAACTTAAAAGACTCTTGAGGTATGAAGAGTTCACAAAAAATGAAGAATGATGAAGAACTCAAGTTTCAACTTTGAAAACAAGGCAGCAGTAATTCGCTTTTTAATGGATCTTTATGTTCTTCATAGGGTCCTTCATCTTGTATTTAGTGTTCCTTGGTAAAAAGGATGTTGGAAATCCTTTCTTCATAACGGACAGCTTGATTTTTTAAAGTGTGCAAGTAGTACAAGCTTCTTTTTGGCTGGTATAGTCCTTTTAGCAAATATGGTAGTCCTTTCTGTACATGTAGAAGATGAGTAAGAAATAATTTCTTTTCAGTGTTTTAGCTCATTGAGCAAGTTCATACTTTGGAGCCAAAATATATCTGTTGAATTTAAATGCTTTTTCTGAGGTCTAGTTGTGTCCTTTTATCCTGCATCTGAGGTCTAGAAATCATGCTTTTGTAGCCTGAGATGTGTATTGAAGTTAGATTTATGTTCTTTCGTTCATTAATTACACCATTTTCAAGTCTTATACATTTCTGATTTGCAGTTAATTACTTAAGAGATTGAGCGAATCATTAGAAATGAATtgatgaaattttaaatttatatttgtcATTTGTTaatcatcaaaattcaaaacataatttgaGATTCGGAACTAACAAGAATATGATTGTTTCAAATGGAAATCCTACTATACAATGTCGAACATGGACGTTGACTTATTTTGCACTTATTGAAAGGGTTATTAGAAAGTTAGAATTATGGAATGATGGAGCATAGCATCAAGATCTTATTATATTACAAATTTACAAGGTTTTGCACATATAGAAAAGCATCTATTCACATTGACTGTAAGTTTTCTCCAGTTGATTTAGTAAACATCAGGGCTATTCTGGACAGTCCTAGACTATTACCGAATTTCACatttttctgtttctgtttttgtatttgtatttgtttttttttttttttttttttttttttttttttttaaaccattGTGATGAATTAATGGACATAGTTCATGGCAGTGGTTCTGTatttatgtttctttttcaagaattcTTTTCTGTTTGTAATTTGATAGGAACTGAGATCTAGCAGAATTAGGGATTTTATTGATGAACTAGGGATTGTGATCTTATTGAAGTATACTGTTGGAACCAACTCTGGAAAGAATTTCCCTCACCTGAACTAACAAACTGAACAGATTTTTCTCTAACCGACTAAAAGTAACTAATCCCTAGTATTTATAGGCAGCAGCTAGGCCTAGCCCTACTACTCCTAAACCTGCTAACCTAGCTTAAAAGGAACAAACAACTTGTTTCTATCATAATTAATAGTGTTTGTGCCTCATCACATAGAGGGCCTATATATCCTTTGGGAGCCTGGACATCCTTTATCTCATGAGTTAGCTCTTAAGGTTGAGTTAAGATTACTCAATTCTAATATGGTATCAAAACTTATTCTATGTTTGTTAATGAGCTTCCAGTAGATTCCCAAAGTCTTGGAAACTTCATGCTTCAGATTTATAGTCTTGAGCATGAGAGGGTGTGTTTAGAGTTTCCATTTGCCTAAAGATAATATGTAGGTAGCTTTTATAAGATCTTGGATATCCTTCACGCCTTGAGCTATCTTTTAGGGTTGAATTCGATCCACTCAATTCTAATTTAAAGTCATTTATTTTGCCTTTGGAAATAGAAACCTTGAACATATTGGGCAAGCCTCCAAAGTAGAGGGGACGAAAATCCTATTCTTTCAGATGTTCATTAGTGATTTATTCTCTTTCACTAGATGACTATTGATTATTGTTGTAATATGCAGGTTGTGAAAGGAAAAGCCCGAGGTTATGGGCTTCCAGCTGATATATGGAGTTTGGGGTGCACTGTGTTGGAGATGTTGACGGGGAAAATCCCATATTCTCACTTGGAATGCGTATGTATCCTATAATGATTACCACTTTCATTCCCGTCATGGTTTCCAAATTCAATGGGTATACATATAACCCAACattgtttttcttcttgctttccCCCTTTTTTTCAATGGAACTACCTAAGTTTTGACTACCTGATTTTaggtttaaattctttttcttttatctgtAACAATTTCACAGTAAAATTGCATTGCTCGTGGTTAACTTTTGAGATTTGAATATTTGACGAATCTTGTCACAATAGATGCAGGCACTGTTTAGAATTGGAAAAGGTGAACCACCTCCGGTACCTGATTCTCTTTCAAGAGATGCAAATGATTTCATCTTGCAGTGCCTAAAAGTGAATCCAGATGATCGTCCCACGGCTACTCAACTCTTAACACATTCATTTGTCCAACGGCCACTTTCTCAGTCATCTGGCTCTGCATCTCCTTTCATTCCTAGAAGACGGGGTTAAACCTGTGATGTCCAACTATGAAAAATACTGAAGGTAAAGATTGTTAGATCagatcttatttttctaatttgtaTCCCGccttgttcttttctttttttgttttcaataacACTTAAATTCATGTTGAAAACTATTCTGATGGATATCCATCCTTTCAAGAACTTCGATTCATTACTCAtgatttatttacttattttattttaaggatGGGGCAGTAAACCATGTTCTAAAAGATTTTACTGCTGACAATAAAAATCTTGAAAGATtgaaacaacaaattaaaagacCCCACGAAGATAGTAAAGTTTAACAAAACAATCCACTCACGTTTCTTTGAACAGAACATACTGACATGCCATCATACATGTTTGCCATGCCAGAATTTTCTGTTAATGGAAATAGGGCAAGCCAATGCCTAGTCCATTGTGTCTAACTTTTCCATCATTGGTAGTTTGTCTGATATTTCCATCTTTTGAGGTCCTTTTCGTTGGTGTCAGAAGCTTTCAGAGTCCATTTTTATGGTTTCCTGAAGGATGGGGACAATGTGAAGATCCTTGAAATTTTAGTCTGTGTGTAATCGGATGCACATATGATCGCAATAGCCTTGTATTAAGTTGTGTGGGGGACCAAGCTTGCTATCATTATTTGCACCAAATCATCTATCTGAAAAATAATTTCGGAAAAGGAACAAAGTCTTTCTAACTTGTCTTCTGTGGAATTCCCAACATCAAAGCTGCATTGTTGCATATTACTGCAGCATAGGTTGATGTCATTTTCTCCATTGTTCTATTctattctctttttctcttggtGACAGATCCGTCCTCCATTGGATTTTAAATATCTCCAATGTTCAGTCTTCATGTTGCTGGAGTTGGTGTAGGATGCATTGTAGTAGAAACTGTTGATCGGTTGTGCTGTTCAGAGTTTGTTTACTTGTAACATTAACCATTATTTTAAGCACCCTTAGGGATCTAACCTTCATATAGCTCTCCAGAGAAATATCAATTTGCGTATCATTATTTGAGAATTATGCTCCACATGTGTGTAACTAATTAATCGATGATCATTTATATATGTCGAGCCGTACCCAGGTTTTCCTATTTATTAGTTAACAGGTGCGAGAGCTTGAAGGCTAAACTTCTGGGAGGTGGGAATAATTTGTAAAAGTGTTGACCAATTATTTGTACATAGTCATTACCTTCCATTAACGAGCTTTTCTATAATGTATACATATAAATTCTCAATATTGTTCTAATTCTCAACATATTGTATGCAGTTGTTTCTTCTCTTCTATCTTAGCTTCTCTAATGCTTATTTATGTAATTGCTGATTATTATAGCTGGTATTTAATAGCATGAACTGAGTGGTGGATGGTGTGGAAGATTTAAATATCATCCAATCGTGATATTTGTATCTCACGGAGCAGAATACTTGTATCATGATATTCCTTAGTTTATTAATTAGGTAATTGATGTTTGTCTCTCACACCATAGTTTATAAATTGTGAACTATTATTGATGGTGACACTACGctaattaaagtaaaaaatattaatattaaaccATAGCTAAGCCATTAATTAACATGATTTTTGTTCGTGTCGTCGGGTCTCGGACGGGTCGTCGTGGTTGCACGGAATGTAAGGTGGAGTGAATAGGACTGGATCTGGGTAGCTGGTATGGGGTGGATCTCTCGAGCTGGAGCTGGTGTGCAAGGATTGGGGTTTTACGACCTCCCAAGCTTTTGATTGGATGAGGGGGAGCCACCTGTAAAAGGGACTTCGATGACCAAGTCAGAAACCTTACAAAGTGGCAGTAAAAGTAGGGAATCGTGACGTACCTGGGAGGGGGGGGGGTAAGGCCTTCTCCTTATATACTCTGAATCTAGGGCGGATCCCACAAGGTAGGCTTGTCTTCCAGTGTAGCTATCATGCGGCTAGCCGGTAGGGAGGTGTTCGGATATTACCCGCGGTTTGGGTGTTGCTCGCCCGCCGGGTCATCACTCAGTTGGGCTGGGCCGGAGTAATGCCCCCAACGTGCTAGCTGGGGCGTGAGCGCCGTTGCTAGCGCGTTCTATCCACCTCGAGCTATATCATTGTTGGGTTGTCTGTTCGTGATAGGGGTGTGCCCCCAACACGCGAAAGTGCATCGTCGTTTTTGGAAAATACCATTAGTCGCCTCGTTCTTCGTGCTAGACATTTAATGCCCTTAACTGCAGATTTAAATCCTTGGTGAAATGTCCATTCTTCCCTTGCCTTTTGTGCTACTCTATCATCAGTTGCACTTTAGTTTTTTGTGCCTTTCACTATTCGTGCTCAAAACACTCCCTTTTTCCctctttcttccttcctttctgCAACTTCTTCCTAATTGTCTGAGTTCAGGTGTTCTACTTTGTTCTTGCTCGATCCAGGCTTCTTCTTGATGTACTTTCGCTCATCATTTCCTGGTAAGTCTCACCCTTTCCTTCTTTCTGGTGTATAAACCTTGTATTGCCACTGTCTTTTTTCTGCCTGGAATGTGTATAGTTATTTGCTGCTATTTGTTTTTCAAAGCTTTTAGGCCATGCATGTGTTTTTGGATCGCTCTATCATTAGCTAGACTCTAGAAAGGGTTACCATTAGTTTTCGTTTTTTTCGCCCTTTTTTATAACTGTAGATAGGCTTCCTGCAACTGATAGAGTTGGTTCCGAGTTTTCCTTTTTCCGAGCTCCCGATCTTATTGACCCGGTGGTACTTCCATTGTAGGTATGACGCAGTGTCATGTGGCGAAGGCCCCCGTGGATTGGTACGCGTGGGTTACGTCGGACATAAAGGACACTCCTTCGCAAATAACCGTGGAAGAGTTCACGGAGTTCCGCCAAAACGACCAATTGGGCGGAGGAGGTCCCGGGGAAGATAATTACGACGTATTCATTCCCACGGATCGGGAACAGATCTGCCACCTCAACTTAAACACTCCCCGGGTTGCTGATTGGATGTGGTTGTACATAGCCATGTTCGCCAGCTTGGGGGTTCGTATACCCTTTTCTCCCTTCCAAATGGTGCTATTGAACCAATATGACATTGCGCCGTCGCAACTTCATCCAATTAGTTGGGCCTCCATCCGATGTTTCGAGATTGTCTGCGAATATCTCGAGCTACTGGTCTCGGTGGAGGTGTTCTTGTGGTTCTTCGTCCTAATAAATCCTTCCAAGGAAGGGAGAGCCAAGAAAGGGTATATGTCTTTCCAGAAAGCTCAGGGTAGGCAAATTTTTGGGTTGTTCGGAGACTTCTTTCATGGTTTCAAAGAGAAATATTTCAAGGTGCGGCCTCTCGAGGGTCGGCATCCCTTTTGGTTAACTTTGGAAGGGAAACGCCGCATCCCGACTTACTGGAGCTTTGGGCTGGGTCCAATGCTTTCACTAAGGTGACTTACAAAGGCCTGACCCCTCAAAATAAAAAGGTTGCCGACGTACTGTTGGTTATTTTTGGCAAAAAC harbors:
- the LOC107469692 gene encoding mitogen-activated protein kinase kinase kinase 1; this encodes MNHLPRFLGRRNDNKKQDGMGVDPKKARMSKPRLERRNAAKHFDYDAGSSSSSFDDYSTFSSHGNGVSVLYTRSMEFYDHKSFRIEGVEGEFDRICQSLGLSGPEDFAIPAAAWEAMKVRSSSDILPRLKLRDLDEVKESEEIGMKEGEFGDSSQPKAPNPVTVSDQCVQEIACRSCFTLGGCVGGDDGVEVGDNCEDSVTVWASDESVKDGGDRGNYNSTVTADTGCSSGSGSGGGIKGFRPPMLKPAPGSRVSVVDNASSTWDLLRDFPSQGEGKENFVEFSDSDDDHRGLHGELENREKEEEEEEGGRGGDGKREEEENSLRFAEIVAELTGSCSFTTSNGDDSSSTTTDPRSNNISPNGRFKRIITHWQKGDLLGRGSFGSVYEGIAGDGFFFAVKEVSLLDQGNQGKQSVYQLEQEIALLSQFQHENIVQYYGTEMDDSKLYIFLELVTKGSLASLYHRYTLRDSQVSAYTRQILHGLKYLHDRNVIHRDIKCANILVDANGSVKLADFGLAKATKLNDVKSMKGTAFWMAPEVVKGKARGYGLPADIWSLGCTVLEMLTGKIPYSHLECMQALFRIGKGEPPPVPDSLSRDANDFILQCLKVNPDDRPTATQLLTHSFVQRPLSQSSGSASPFIPRRRG